In the genome of Macellibacteroides fermentans, one region contains:
- a CDS encoding ExbD/TolR family protein, producing the protein MGKFSNAGGREMPELNTSSLPDLVFAFLFFIMMVTSMREVTLKVVFKAPQATELQKLEKKSLVTFIYVGKPTQELRGKLGSETRIQLNDQFAETSEIQDYIAQEKSSMKEEDAPFMTVSIKADKETKMGVITDVKQALREAYALKINYSAGLKVD; encoded by the coding sequence ATGGGAAAGTTTAGTAACGCAGGCGGTCGCGAGATGCCTGAATTGAATACATCATCATTACCTGACTTAGTATTTGCTTTCTTGTTCTTTATCATGATGGTAACATCAATGCGTGAAGTAACTTTGAAAGTGGTATTTAAGGCTCCACAAGCAACTGAGCTTCAAAAGCTGGAAAAAAAGTCATTGGTAACATTTATTTATGTTGGAAAACCCACTCAGGAATTGAGAGGAAAATTAGGTTCTGAAACACGTATTCAGTTAAATGATCAGTTTGCTGAAACATCGGAAATTCAGGATTACATTGCTCAGGAAAAGTCAAGTATGAAAGAAGAGGATGCCCCCTTTATGACAGTGTCTATTAAGGCAGACAAAGAAACAAAAATGGGTGTTATCACAGATGTAAAACAGGCTCTTCGTGAAGCATATGCATTAAAGATCAACTACTCTGCAGGTTTGAAAGTAGACTAA
- a CDS encoding GNAT family N-acetyltransferase — translation MSDSSLIVCKYLPDSNEEIVRQVELTYNDAFPLVERRDFVDVVYLLRSEKRFNLELIMHSDKYVGFITWWDFDSFVYIEHFAIDEKHRNGGYGGKALSLFLQNLKRMVVLEVEPPLDRIKISRISFYKRNGFHYHSFPYKQPPYRPQDPMLPMAFMTFGYDDSIDLETIKQTIYKHVYRWS, via the coding sequence ATGAGTGATTCGAGTCTTATAGTTTGTAAGTATTTGCCGGATTCTAATGAAGAAATAGTAAGGCAGGTAGAGTTGACGTATAATGATGCTTTTCCGCTTGTAGAACGTCGGGATTTTGTTGATGTGGTCTATTTGCTTCGTAGTGAAAAAAGATTTAATTTGGAGCTTATAATGCATTCAGATAAATATGTGGGTTTTATTACCTGGTGGGATTTTGACTCATTTGTTTATATAGAGCATTTTGCTATTGACGAAAAGCATCGCAACGGGGGATATGGTGGTAAGGCTTTGTCGCTGTTTCTGCAGAATTTAAAAAGAATGGTTGTTCTGGAAGTCGAACCTCCTCTGGATAGGATTAAAATCAGCCGGATTTCATTCTATAAAAGAAATGGTTTTCATTACCATTCGTTCCCTTATAAGCAACCCCCATACAGGCCCCAAGATCCAATGTTACCAATGGCATTTATGACTTTCGGTTACGATGATTCAATCGATCTCGAAACAATTAAACAGACTATATATAAACATGTATATAGATGGAGTTAA
- a CDS encoding Lrp/AsnC family transcriptional regulator codes for MAHHQLGELDEKILKLIIGNARMPFLEVARECNVSGAAIHQRIQKLTNLGVIKGSEFIVDNTKVGYETCAYMGLYLKTPGQFPSVTEALKQIPEVVECHYTTGQYDLFIKIYAKNNQHLLNIIHNKLQPLGLARTETLISFKEAFKRQIPIEIDYED; via the coding sequence ATGGCACATCATCAACTTGGCGAACTTGACGAAAAAATATTAAAACTAATTATTGGCAATGCACGTATGCCTTTTTTGGAAGTCGCCAGAGAATGTAATGTATCCGGTGCAGCTATACATCAAAGGATACAGAAGCTCACAAACCTGGGAGTTATAAAAGGGTCTGAATTTATTGTTGACAACACAAAGGTTGGTTACGAGACTTGCGCTTACATGGGACTTTACCTGAAAACACCCGGACAATTCCCATCGGTTACAGAAGCTCTTAAACAAATACCTGAAGTTGTAGAATGTCACTACACTACAGGACAGTATGACTTGTTTATCAAGATATATGCTAAAAACAATCAGCACCTGCTAAACATTATTCACAACAAGCTCCAACCGCTGGGTCTGGCTCGTACGGAGACTTTAATATCCTTTAAAGAGGCCTTCAAACGACAGATCCCCATCGAAATAGATTACGAAGATTAA
- the asnS gene encoding asparagine--tRNA ligase, whose amino-acid sequence METIVRTKIVDVLKSEAFGTTVNVKGWVRTRRGSKQVSFIALNDGSTINNVQIVVDVDLFGEEYLKPITTGACISVNGELVESQGQGQNAEIHAKEILIYGTADPATYPLQKKGHSLEFLREIAHLRPRTNTFGAIFRIRHHMAIAIHRFFHDRGFFYFHTPIITASDCEGAGQMFQVTTLNLYDLKKNEEGSIIYDNDFFGKQTSLTVSGQLEGELAAMSLGSIYTFGPTFRAENSNTPRHLAEFWMIEPEVAFNEIAENMQLAEDFIKYCIQWALDNCKEDIEFLSKMYDKELIERLEFVLKNSFVRLTYTDGVKILEEAVANGHKFEYPIYWGADLAAEHERYLVENHFKSPVILTDYPKEIKSFYMKQNEDGKTVRAMDVLFPKIGEIIGGSQREEDYEKLSRRAKEMGVPEKDIWWYMDTRRFGTAPHSGFGLGFERLLLFVTGMTNIRDVIPFPRTPKTAEF is encoded by the coding sequence ATGGAAACCATTGTTAGAACAAAAATTGTAGATGTACTTAAAAGCGAGGCTTTTGGTACGACTGTTAACGTGAAAGGATGGGTACGTACCCGCCGTGGAAGTAAGCAAGTAAGTTTTATAGCTTTGAATGATGGATCTACAATTAATAATGTTCAGATTGTTGTTGATGTTGATCTTTTTGGAGAAGAGTATCTCAAGCCTATAACAACAGGTGCATGTATCAGTGTGAATGGTGAGCTTGTGGAGTCGCAGGGACAAGGACAAAATGCCGAAATTCATGCAAAAGAAATTCTGATCTACGGAACGGCAGATCCTGCAACTTATCCTTTGCAAAAGAAAGGTCATTCGCTTGAGTTTTTAAGAGAAATTGCGCACTTGCGTCCTCGTACAAATACTTTCGGAGCGATATTTCGTATTCGTCACCATATGGCGATTGCTATTCACCGTTTTTTCCATGACAGAGGATTCTTTTATTTTCATACCCCGATTATCACAGCTTCTGATTGTGAAGGAGCGGGACAGATGTTTCAGGTAACTACCCTGAATCTGTATGATTTGAAGAAGAATGAGGAAGGCTCTATTATTTATGACAATGATTTCTTCGGCAAACAGACCAGCCTTACTGTTTCCGGTCAGCTTGAGGGTGAATTGGCTGCCATGTCGTTAGGTTCAATTTATACTTTTGGTCCTACTTTCAGAGCAGAGAATTCAAATACACCCAGACACCTTGCCGAGTTCTGGATGATCGAGCCTGAAGTTGCCTTCAATGAGATTGCAGAGAATATGCAGTTGGCCGAAGACTTCATCAAATATTGTATTCAGTGGGCTTTAGACAATTGCAAAGAGGATATTGAATTCCTTAGCAAGATGTACGATAAAGAGCTTATCGAGCGATTGGAGTTTGTATTGAAGAATAGCTTCGTTCGTTTGACCTATACCGATGGTGTTAAGATATTGGAAGAGGCTGTTGCAAACGGTCATAAGTTCGAATACCCGATCTATTGGGGAGCCGATCTTGCTGCCGAACACGAGCGCTATTTGGTAGAGAATCATTTCAAATCGCCGGTGATCCTTACTGATTATCCAAAAGAAATCAAATCATTCTATATGAAACAGAATGAAGATGGAAAAACGGTACGTGCTATGGATGTACTGTTCCCCAAAATCGGAGAGATTATCGGAGGCTCACAACGTGAGGAAGATTATGAAAAGTTATCCCGCAGAGCAAAAGAAATGGGAGTTCCTGAAAAAGATATCTGGTGGTACATGGATACCCGTAGATTCGGAACTGCTCCTCACTCTGGCTTTGGATTAGGATTTGAACGTTTACTGCTTTTCGTAACCGGAATGACGAATATCAGAGATGTTATTCCTTTCCCCCGTACGCCAAAAACAGCAGAATTTTAA